A single window of Lysobacter oculi DNA harbors:
- a CDS encoding acetyl/propionyl/methylcrotonyl-CoA carboxylase subunit alpha, with product MFDKILIANRGEIACRVIRTARRMGIRTVAVYSEADAGAQHVRQADEAYLIGGPRPQDSYLRGDVILDVAKQSGAQAIHPGYGFLSENADFADAVEAAGIVFIGPKAASMRKMGSKAGAKELMDAAGVPVVPGYTGEDQSPDLLQREADRIGYPLMIKAAHGGGGKGMRIVRSSAEFAPNLESCQREAANAFGRDRVLLERYIEQPRHIEIQIFGDAQGEVIHLNERECSAQRRYQKVLEESPSPFLTPGLRAAMGEAAVQAGRAIDYQNAGTVEFIVGQDGQFYFMEINTRLQVEHPVTELVAGLDLVEWQLRVAAGEPLPRAQETIYSSGHAIEVRLYAEDPDAGFLPGSGTFTRLRLPEFMPDVRIDSGVVEGDTVTIFYDPMIAKLIVFGVDRARALAKLREALAACEIEGPKSNIAFLERLARHPAVVEGRIDTGYLDRHLDEFVGAVEGDADAAPVLRAIAAAVVRLRAEQQTDAASPWGLRDGWRLDGPGNMPLRLQHGEADVHLSLSGQRGDYIVREGETLTYLEGLRLGGDTLSGRINGSARRLLAGIDGDAVTLHDGERRHRFLRTPLHRLDDEAGAASGDRVKAPMPGRVVLVKARAGDAVKSGDVLLVMEAMKMELALKAPRDGIVADVQAGEGDFVEADATLVTLEH from the coding sequence ATGTTCGACAAGATCCTGATCGCCAACCGTGGCGAAATCGCCTGCCGCGTCATCCGCACCGCCCGCCGCATGGGCATCCGCACGGTCGCGGTGTATTCGGAGGCCGATGCCGGCGCGCAACACGTGCGCCAGGCCGACGAAGCCTACCTGATCGGTGGCCCGCGTCCGCAGGACAGCTATCTGCGTGGCGATGTGATCCTGGATGTCGCGAAGCAATCCGGCGCGCAGGCGATCCACCCCGGCTATGGCTTCCTCTCCGAGAACGCGGATTTCGCCGACGCGGTGGAAGCCGCCGGCATCGTCTTCATCGGGCCGAAGGCGGCATCGATGCGCAAGATGGGCAGCAAGGCGGGCGCGAAGGAACTGATGGATGCCGCCGGCGTGCCGGTGGTGCCGGGCTACACGGGGGAAGACCAATCGCCCGACCTGCTGCAGCGCGAAGCCGACCGCATCGGCTATCCGCTGATGATCAAGGCCGCGCACGGCGGCGGCGGCAAGGGCATGCGCATCGTGCGGTCGAGCGCGGAATTCGCGCCGAATCTCGAAAGCTGCCAGCGCGAGGCGGCCAACGCTTTCGGCCGTGACCGCGTGCTGCTGGAGCGCTACATCGAACAGCCGCGCCACATCGAGATCCAGATCTTCGGCGATGCGCAGGGCGAGGTGATCCACCTCAACGAGCGCGAGTGTTCCGCCCAGCGCCGCTACCAGAAGGTGCTGGAGGAATCGCCCTCGCCCTTCCTCACCCCCGGACTGCGCGCGGCGATGGGCGAGGCGGCGGTGCAGGCCGGCCGCGCCATCGACTACCAGAACGCCGGCACCGTCGAGTTCATCGTCGGGCAGGACGGCCAGTTCTATTTCATGGAAATCAACACGCGCCTGCAGGTGGAACACCCGGTCACCGAACTGGTCGCCGGGCTGGATCTCGTCGAATGGCAGTTGCGCGTCGCCGCCGGTGAGCCGCTGCCGCGCGCGCAGGAAACCATCTATTCCAGCGGCCACGCCATCGAGGTGCGCTTGTACGCGGAGGACCCGGATGCCGGCTTCCTGCCCGGTTCCGGCACGTTCACCCGCCTGCGCCTGCCGGAATTCATGCCGGACGTGCGCATCGACTCCGGCGTGGTCGAAGGCGACACCGTGACCATCTTCTACGACCCGATGATCGCCAAGCTGATCGTGTTTGGCGTGGACCGCGCGCGCGCGTTGGCCAAACTGCGCGAGGCGCTGGCGGCGTGCGAGATCGAAGGCCCGAAGTCGAACATCGCCTTCCTCGAACGGCTGGCGCGACACCCGGCGGTGGTCGAAGGCCGCATCGACACCGGCTATCTCGATCGTCATCTGGACGAATTCGTCGGAGCGGTCGAAGGCGATGCGGATGCCGCGCCGGTGCTGCGCGCCATCGCCGCCGCCGTGGTGCGCCTGCGTGCCGAGCAGCAGACCGATGCGGCTTCTCCCTGGGGCCTGCGCGACGGCTGGCGGCTGGATGGCCCCGGCAACATGCCGCTGCGCCTGCAGCATGGCGAGGCCGACGTGCATCTCTCGCTGTCCGGCCAGCGCGGCGATTACATCGTGCGCGAAGGCGAGACGCTGACCTATCTGGAAGGCCTTAGGCTGGGCGGCGACACGCTCAGCGGCCGCATCAACGGCAGCGCGCGGCGCCTGTTGGCGGGTATCGATGGCGATGCCGTGACCCTGCACGATGGCGAACGCCGCCACCGCTTCCTTCGCACGCCATTGCACAGGCTGGATGATGAGGCGGGTGCCGCCAGCGGCGACCGCGTCAAGGCGCCGATGCCCGGCCGCGTGGTGCTGGTGAAGGCACGCGCGGGCGATGCGGTGAAGTCCGGCGACGTGCTGCTGGTGATGGAGGCGATGAAGATGGAACTGGCACTCAAAGCCCCGCGCGACGGCATCGTCGCCGACGTGCAGGCCGGCGAAGGCGACTTCGTCGAAGCCGATGCCACCCTGGTCACGCTGGAGCATTGA
- the yeiP gene encoding elongation factor P-like protein YeiP — protein MKAYDIKKGNVVEHNGGVYQVRDIERSSPQGRGGNVRYRFTMYSVPGGNKLDASFDGDDNLTEVELLRRQATFSYKDGDAFVFMDDEDYSQYTLDASNIGEGAGYITDGLSGCYVQIIDDLPVALQLPTSVVLEVVDTPPELKGGTATKRPKPATLNTGIEIQVPEYITNGEKVWVNTTTGEFGGRAD, from the coding sequence ATGAAGGCTTACGACATCAAGAAGGGCAACGTCGTCGAACACAACGGCGGTGTGTACCAGGTCCGCGACATCGAACGCAGCAGCCCGCAGGGGCGCGGCGGCAACGTGCGCTACCGCTTCACCATGTATTCGGTGCCGGGCGGCAACAAGCTGGACGCCAGCTTCGACGGCGACGACAACCTGACCGAAGTCGAGCTGCTGCGCCGCCAGGCCACGTTCTCGTACAAGGATGGCGATGCCTTCGTCTTCATGGATGACGAGGACTACAGCCAGTACACGCTCGACGCTTCCAACATCGGCGAGGGTGCCGGCTACATCACCGATGGCCTGTCCGGCTGCTACGTGCAGATCATCGATGACCTGCCGGTGGCGCTGCAGCTGCCGACCTCGGTGGTGCTGGAAGTCGTGGACACCCCGCCGGAGCTCAAGGGCGGCACCGCGACCAAGCGCCCGAAGCCGGCCACGCTCAACACCGGCATCGAGATCCAGGTGCCGGAATACATCACCAACGGCGAGAAGGTCTGGGTCAACACCACGACCGGTGAGTTCGGTGGCCGCGCGGACTGA
- a CDS encoding hydroxymethylglutaryl-CoA lyase: protein MALPSFVRIVEVGPRDGLQNEKTHVSTADKIELVNRLSATGLRTIEATSFVSPKWVPQMADAAEVYAGIDKRPGIAYPVLVPNLQGYERARGVGVAEIAVFTAASEAFNRKNINASIDESLERFAPVMAAAQADGVKVRGYVSTVLGCPYQGEVPLSDVARVARALHEMGCYEVSLGDTIGIGTPAKARAMLRAVAGEVPMDALAIHFHDTWGQALANILACLEEGVAVVDAAVAGTGGCPYAKGASGNVASEDVVYMLHGMGIETGIDFTKLVETGVWLASRLGRETGSKAGRALNP from the coding sequence ATGGCGCTTCCCTCCTTCGTCCGCATCGTCGAGGTCGGCCCGCGCGACGGCCTGCAGAACGAGAAGACCCACGTCTCCACCGCCGACAAGATCGAGCTGGTCAACCGGCTGTCGGCCACGGGGCTCCGCACCATCGAGGCCACCAGCTTCGTCAGCCCGAAATGGGTGCCGCAGATGGCCGACGCTGCCGAGGTCTATGCCGGCATCGACAAGCGCCCCGGCATCGCCTATCCGGTGCTGGTGCCCAACCTGCAGGGCTACGAGCGCGCGCGCGGCGTCGGCGTGGCCGAGATCGCGGTGTTCACCGCCGCGTCGGAAGCCTTCAACCGCAAGAACATCAACGCCTCCATCGACGAATCACTGGAACGCTTCGCGCCGGTGATGGCCGCCGCGCAGGCCGATGGCGTCAAGGTGCGCGGCTATGTCTCCACCGTGCTCGGCTGTCCCTACCAGGGCGAGGTGCCGTTGTCCGATGTGGCACGCGTGGCCCGCGCCCTGCACGAGATGGGCTGCTACGAGGTCTCGCTGGGCGACACCATCGGCATCGGCACCCCGGCCAAGGCCCGGGCCATGCTGCGCGCGGTCGCCGGCGAGGTCCCGATGGACGCGCTGGCCATCCACTTCCATGACACCTGGGGCCAGGCGCTGGCCAACATCCTGGCCTGCCTGGAGGAAGGCGTGGCGGTGGTGGATGCGGCCGTGGCCGGCACCGGCGGCTGCCCCTATGCCAAGGGCGCGAGCGGCAACGTGGCCAGCGAGGACGTGGTCTACATGCTGCACGGCATGGGGATTGAAACCGGAATCGACTTCACAAAACTAGTCGAAACGGGCGTATGGTTGGCGTCCCGGCTGGGCCGTGAAACCGGCAGCAAGGCAGGACGCGCACTGAACCCATGA
- a CDS encoding sensor domain-containing protein, giving the protein MKDGHATDAEEVPEQELRQRLAVLAASPALDADARALIEAVTTAWAGSESARIAAEQRYRTLFDAVPDPVSIIDWDGTLLDVNAAAVRIFGRSRESLVGQPIEVINPDLPRDHMMPVHDALDRGESYMVTVTNMHADGTRFPVEVHSVAIEFEGARRIVAVARDLSSRADIERRYADLIESVDKGIVVQDAEGHVLHVNGAAMRILGLEPGQSPDAAFHSERWLAVDENGVPMARMDVPAMVAMRTGKVVESQVIGLFRYESDEFRWLSVTAIPKFHPCSGQPDEILSLFSDITELKRDSAMFERVQALATIGAWEYNRADSRIYLTRGARSILGCDDAPASLAAFCACFVPGDAARLAEAIEQAYDSGHPFSLDLRPAREDNSECWVHLQGEVDRKDPSINRLTGTLSDISERKLVENNLRRQARTDPLTGLLNRDAILDELDAYLAGNAPRLAVLYIDLDRFKVINDVLGHNVGDRLLCAVAERLRGAAGGDVLCARLGGDEFLVLCRLAASDSHIHTAEAILGAIARPFRIDQEEFSISASIGIAESPRDGTSATELIQNADAAMYDSKRRAYNGWQSYSEDLARRQHDRLQVDLHMRTALDNNEMALLYQPQVDLRTGLVVGAEALMRWHNPHLGPMKPDVFISHAENSGEIIRLGAWALHEACMQVRRWRDQGHHTVRMAVNVSYRQFLADDLAGTVESALQAAGIPGSALELEFTERVLIEDEPETLRTFAQLRELGVALSIDDFGEGYSALNYLRRLPIHGLKLSQLFLQGVPGNGSDVAVCQAVAGIARSLGLGLVAEGVETEAQRRFLMELGVPVGQGFLFAKALVADEFAKLLIAPPALALHA; this is encoded by the coding sequence ATGAAGGACGGCCACGCCACCGATGCCGAGGAGGTTCCGGAACAGGAGCTCCGGCAACGGCTGGCCGTACTGGCCGCGTCGCCCGCGCTGGATGCCGATGCCCGCGCACTGATCGAAGCCGTGACCACCGCGTGGGCAGGCAGCGAATCCGCCCGCATCGCCGCCGAGCAGCGCTACCGCACCCTGTTCGACGCCGTACCCGACCCGGTCAGCATCATCGACTGGGACGGCACACTGCTCGACGTCAACGCCGCCGCGGTGCGGATCTTCGGGCGCAGCCGCGAGAGCCTGGTCGGCCAGCCCATCGAGGTCATCAACCCCGACCTGCCGCGCGACCACATGATGCCGGTGCACGACGCGCTGGACCGCGGCGAGAGCTACATGGTCACCGTCACCAACATGCACGCCGACGGCACCCGCTTCCCGGTCGAAGTGCATTCGGTGGCGATCGAATTCGAGGGTGCGCGCCGCATCGTCGCCGTGGCCCGCGACCTGTCCAGCCGCGCCGACATCGAGCGCCGCTACGCGGACCTGATCGAGTCGGTGGACAAGGGCATCGTAGTGCAGGATGCCGAAGGCCACGTGCTGCACGTGAACGGCGCGGCGATGCGCATCCTGGGGCTGGAACCCGGCCAGTCGCCGGATGCCGCCTTCCACTCCGAGCGCTGGCTGGCGGTGGACGAGAACGGCGTGCCGATGGCGCGCATGGACGTGCCGGCGATGGTCGCGATGCGCACCGGCAAGGTGGTGGAAAGCCAGGTGATCGGCCTGTTCCGCTACGAATCCGACGAATTCCGCTGGCTGTCGGTGACCGCCATCCCCAAGTTCCACCCGTGCTCGGGCCAGCCCGACGAGATCCTCTCGCTCTTCAGCGACATCACCGAACTCAAGCGCGACAGCGCGATGTTCGAGCGCGTGCAGGCGCTGGCGACCATCGGCGCCTGGGAATACAACCGCGCGGACTCGCGCATCTACCTGACCCGCGGGGCACGGAGCATCCTCGGCTGCGATGACGCGCCGGCCTCGCTCGCCGCTTTCTGCGCCTGCTTCGTGCCCGGCGACGCGGCGCGCCTGGCCGAGGCGATCGAGCAGGCCTACGACAGCGGGCATCCCTTCTCGCTCGACCTGCGCCCCGCGCGCGAGGACAACAGCGAGTGCTGGGTCCACCTGCAGGGCGAGGTGGACCGCAAGGACCCCTCGATCAACCGGCTGACCGGCACGCTGTCCGACATCAGCGAACGCAAGCTTGTAGAGAACAACCTGCGGCGGCAGGCACGCACCGACCCGCTCACCGGCCTGCTCAACCGCGACGCCATCCTCGACGAGCTCGACGCCTACCTGGCCGGCAACGCGCCGCGCCTGGCGGTGCTGTACATCGACCTGGACCGCTTCAAGGTCATCAATGACGTGCTCGGCCACAACGTCGGCGACCGCCTGCTGTGCGCGGTGGCCGAACGGCTGCGCGGCGCGGCCGGCGGCGATGTGCTGTGCGCGCGGCTGGGCGGCGATGAATTCCTGGTGCTGTGCCGGCTGGCCGCTTCCGACAGCCACATCCACACCGCCGAGGCGATCCTGGGTGCGATCGCGCGGCCGTTCCGCATCGACCAGGAAGAGTTTTCGATCAGCGCCAGCATCGGCATCGCCGAATCCCCGCGCGACGGCACCAGCGCCACCGAGCTGATCCAGAACGCCGACGCCGCGATGTACGACAGCAAGCGCCGCGCCTACAACGGCTGGCAGAGCTACAGCGAAGACCTGGCCCGCCGCCAGCACGACCGCCTGCAGGTGGACCTGCACATGCGTACCGCGCTCGACAACAACGAGATGGCGCTGCTCTACCAGCCGCAGGTCGACCTGCGCACCGGCCTGGTGGTGGGTGCCGAAGCGCTGATGCGCTGGCACAACCCGCACCTGGGGCCAATGAAGCCGGATGTGTTCATCAGCCATGCCGAGAACAGCGGCGAGATCATCCGCCTCGGCGCATGGGCGCTGCACGAAGCCTGCATGCAGGTGCGGCGCTGGCGCGACCAGGGCCACCACACCGTGCGGATGGCGGTGAACGTGTCCTACCGGCAGTTCCTGGCCGATGACCTGGCCGGCACCGTCGAATCCGCGCTGCAGGCGGCCGGGATTCCCGGCTCCGCGCTGGAACTGGAATTCACCGAGCGGGTGCTGATCGAAGACGAGCCGGAAACCCTGCGCACCTTCGCCCAGCTGCGCGAACTGGGCGTGGCGCTGTCCATCGACGATTTCGGCGAAGGCTACAGCGCGCTCAACTATCTGCGCCGGCTGCCGATCCACGGACTCAAGCTCTCGCAGCTGTTCCTGCAGGGCGTGCCCGGCAACGGTTCGGATGTCGCGGTCTGCCAGGCCGTGGCCGGCATCGCCCGCAGCCTGGGGCTGGGGCTGGTGGCCGAAGGCGTGGAAACCGAGGCGCAGCGCCGCTTCCTGATGGAGCTCGGGGTGCCCGTCGGCCAGGGCTTCCTGTTCGCCAAGGCACTGGTGGCCGATGAATTCGCCAAGCTCCTGATCGCGCCGCCCGCGCTCGCCCTGCATGCCTGA
- the serA gene encoding phosphoglycerate dehydrogenase: MSPTSFPKSDIRVLLLEGISDRAAQSFADAGYSDIRRFDKALSPDVLVAELREAHIVGIRSRTRLDADTLAHARKLITIGAFCIGTNQIDLAAAKRAGIPVFNAPYSNTRSVAELVIAETIMLMRGIPQKSSQCHRGGWSKSAAGSHEVRGKTLGIVGYGHIGTQVGVMAEALGMHVIYHDIETKLTLGNARHAGGLDALLAGSDIVTLHVPETPATKLMIGAAELARMKPGAHLINASRGTVVDIDALAEALSRGHIGGAAVDVFPAEPEGNADAFVSPLCGMDNVILTPHIGGSTLEAQDNIGAEVAAKLVRYSDNGSTLSAVNFPEVTLPEHHGSHRFLHIHRNVPGVLSRINEVFSARGINIDGQYLRTDPELGYVVIDAASDRDEAVRLREALAAIEGTLRTRVLY, from the coding sequence GTGTCCCCCACTTCCTTCCCCAAATCCGACATCCGCGTGCTGCTGCTGGAAGGCATCAGCGACCGCGCCGCCCAGTCCTTCGCCGATGCCGGCTACAGCGACATCCGCCGCTTCGACAAGGCGCTCTCGCCCGACGTGCTGGTCGCCGAACTGCGCGAGGCGCACATCGTCGGCATCCGCTCGCGCACCCGGCTCGATGCCGACACGCTGGCCCACGCCCGCAAGCTGATCACCATCGGCGCGTTCTGCATCGGCACCAACCAGATCGACCTGGCCGCCGCCAAGCGCGCCGGCATCCCGGTGTTCAACGCGCCCTACTCCAACACCCGCAGCGTGGCCGAACTGGTCATCGCCGAAACGATCATGCTGATGCGCGGCATCCCGCAGAAGTCGTCGCAATGCCACCGTGGTGGCTGGTCCAAGTCCGCCGCCGGCAGCCACGAAGTGCGCGGCAAGACGCTCGGCATCGTCGGCTACGGCCACATCGGCACCCAGGTCGGGGTGATGGCCGAAGCGCTCGGCATGCACGTCATCTACCACGACATCGAAACCAAGCTCACGCTCGGCAACGCACGTCATGCCGGCGGGCTGGACGCGCTGCTCGCCGGCAGCGACATCGTCACCCTGCACGTACCGGAAACGCCCGCCACGAAATTGATGATCGGTGCCGCCGAACTCGCGCGCATGAAGCCCGGCGCGCATCTCATCAATGCCTCGCGCGGCACGGTGGTGGATATCGATGCGCTGGCCGAAGCCCTGTCGCGCGGCCACATCGGCGGCGCGGCGGTGGACGTGTTCCCGGCCGAACCCGAGGGCAATGCCGATGCCTTCGTGTCACCGCTGTGCGGCATGGACAACGTCATCCTCACCCCGCACATCGGCGGCAGCACGCTGGAGGCGCAGGACAACATCGGCGCGGAAGTCGCGGCCAAACTCGTGCGCTACAGCGACAACGGCAGCACGCTCTCGGCGGTCAATTTCCCCGAGGTCACCCTGCCCGAGCACCACGGCAGCCACCGTTTCCTGCACATCCACCGCAACGTGCCGGGCGTGCTCTCGCGGATCAACGAGGTGTTTTCCGCGCGCGGCATCAACATCGACGGCCAGTACCTGCGCACCGATCCGGAGCTGGGTTATGTGGTGATCGATGCGGCTTCGGACCGCGACGAAGCCGTCCGCCTGCGCGAAGCGCTGGCCGCCATCGAAGGCACCCTGCGCACCCGCGTGCTGTACTGA
- a CDS encoding SDR family NAD(P)-dependent oxidoreductase: MQLKDTRAIVTGGVSGLGFAVAKHLAAHGGKVALFDVNDEKGAAAVAELGAGNATFLKTDVSDEAGVSANVAAAKEFLGGLNACINCAGILGAGRVLGKNGPMALSQFQTTVMVNLVGSFNVAKAAADLMQHNEANAEGERGVIVNTASVAAYEGQIGQAAYSASKGGVVGMTLPMARELGRFGIRVMTIAPGIFWTPMVDGMPDDVQKSLSASIPFPSRLGQPEEFADLVAYILGNTYLNGETIRLDGATRLAPK; encoded by the coding sequence ATGCAGCTGAAAGACACCCGCGCCATCGTCACCGGCGGCGTTTCCGGCCTCGGTTTCGCCGTGGCCAAGCATCTGGCCGCGCACGGCGGCAAGGTCGCCCTGTTCGACGTCAATGACGAGAAGGGCGCGGCGGCGGTCGCCGAACTGGGCGCCGGCAACGCCACCTTCCTCAAGACCGATGTCAGCGACGAAGCCGGCGTCAGCGCCAATGTCGCCGCGGCCAAGGAGTTCCTCGGCGGCCTGAATGCCTGCATCAACTGCGCCGGCATCCTTGGCGCCGGCCGCGTGCTGGGCAAGAACGGCCCGATGGCGCTGTCGCAGTTCCAGACCACGGTGATGGTCAACCTGGTCGGCAGCTTCAACGTGGCCAAGGCCGCCGCCGACCTGATGCAGCACAACGAGGCGAATGCGGAAGGCGAACGCGGCGTCATCGTCAACACCGCGTCGGTCGCCGCCTACGAAGGCCAGATCGGCCAGGCGGCGTATTCGGCATCGAAGGGCGGCGTGGTCGGCATGACCCTGCCGATGGCTCGCGAACTGGGGCGCTTCGGCATCCGCGTCATGACCATCGCGCCGGGCATCTTCTGGACCCCGATGGTCGATGGCATGCCCGACGACGTGCAGAAGTCGCTGTCAGCATCCATCCCCTTCCCCTCGCGCCTGGGCCAGCCGGAGGAGTTCGCCGACCTGGTCGCTTACATCCTCGGCAACACCTATCTGAACGGCGAAACCATCCGCCTGGATGGCGCGACCCGGTTGGCGCCGAAATGA
- a CDS encoding GNAT family N-acetyltransferase — MTTLAGWGVRLEPLSMSHAEALARASADGEIWKLHYTSAPEPAAEAASTYIASALAGHNAGSMQPYAVFADDDLVGTTRFYDIDREVPTCAIGYTWYAARVQRSHVNTACKRLLLGHAFEAMDMRTVYFHTSHQNLRSQAAIERLGAKKDGVLRQHRRQKDSSLRDTVCYSILDSEWPAVRGGLDAKLANIAR; from the coding sequence GTGACCACGCTCGCCGGCTGGGGCGTGCGGCTGGAACCGTTGTCGATGTCGCATGCCGAAGCGCTGGCGCGGGCCAGCGCCGATGGCGAGATCTGGAAGCTGCACTACACCAGCGCGCCGGAACCTGCCGCCGAAGCCGCCTCCACCTACATCGCCAGCGCACTCGCCGGTCACAATGCCGGTTCGATGCAGCCCTACGCCGTGTTCGCCGATGACGACCTCGTCGGCACCACGCGCTTCTACGACATCGACCGCGAAGTGCCGACCTGCGCCATCGGCTACACCTGGTACGCGGCGCGCGTGCAGCGCAGCCACGTCAACACCGCCTGCAAGCGCCTGCTGCTCGGCCACGCCTTCGAGGCGATGGACATGCGCACGGTCTACTTCCACACCAGCCACCAGAACCTGCGCTCGCAGGCGGCCATCGAGCGGCTCGGCGCGAAGAAGGACGGCGTGTTGCGCCAGCACCGTCGGCAGAAGGACAGCAGCCTGCGCGATACCGTCTGCTATTCGATCCTCGACAGCGAGTGGCCCGCCGTGCGCGGCGGCCTGGACGCGAAGCTCGCCAACATCGCGCGCTGA
- a CDS encoding FAD-binding oxidoreductase, translating to MSLPNLDTLRDALPGLRLLSDANDLAHYGRDWTRRWTPAPFAIALPASVDEVVGIVRWAREARVALVPSGGRTGLSGGAVAANGELVVSLERMNRVIGFDPVDRLLHVQAGITLQAAQDAARDHGLQYPVDFAARGSCTIGGNINTNAGGIRVLRYGNTREWIAGLTVVTGAGEVLRLNNGLVKNSSGYDLRQLFIGSEGTLGIVVEAMLSLTEPPPPTQVMLLAMPDFDAVLAAFAALRAGLRLEAFEFFTARALAHVVAHGGQRPFAEDYAFYAVVEYAHEGEADETAALALFEQGMTEGWALDGVIAGSEAQAAQLWRLREGITESLASHTPYKNDVSLRISALPAFLHEAEALLAAEYPHFEVVWFGHIGDGNLHINVLKPADLAAADFVRDCERVTRLLADLLAKHGGSISAEHGIGLVKKPYLQGTRSAEEIALMRGIRQVLDPDGLMNPGKLID from the coding sequence ATGAGCCTGCCGAACCTTGATACCCTGCGCGACGCGCTGCCCGGATTGCGCCTGCTGAGCGATGCCAACGACCTGGCGCATTACGGCCGCGACTGGACCCGGCGCTGGACGCCCGCGCCGTTCGCCATCGCGCTGCCGGCCAGCGTGGATGAAGTGGTCGGCATCGTGCGCTGGGCGCGTGAGGCGCGGGTGGCGCTGGTGCCTTCGGGCGGGCGCACCGGCCTGTCGGGCGGCGCGGTCGCGGCCAATGGCGAACTGGTCGTGAGCCTGGAGCGGATGAACCGCGTCATCGGCTTCGACCCGGTGGATCGCCTGCTGCACGTGCAGGCCGGCATCACCCTGCAGGCGGCGCAGGACGCGGCCCGCGACCACGGCCTGCAGTACCCGGTGGATTTCGCCGCGCGCGGCTCGTGCACGATCGGCGGCAACATCAATACCAATGCCGGCGGCATCCGCGTGCTGCGCTATGGCAACACCCGAGAGTGGATCGCCGGGCTGACCGTGGTGACCGGCGCGGGCGAGGTGCTGCGGCTCAACAACGGGCTGGTCAAGAATTCCAGCGGCTACGACCTGCGCCAGCTTTTCATCGGCAGCGAGGGCACGCTCGGCATCGTGGTCGAGGCGATGCTGTCACTCACCGAGCCGCCGCCACCGACGCAGGTGATGTTGCTTGCGATGCCGGATTTCGATGCCGTGCTCGCCGCCTTCGCGGCCCTGCGTGCGGGCCTGCGGCTGGAGGCCTTCGAATTCTTCACCGCCCGCGCGCTGGCGCATGTCGTCGCGCATGGCGGGCAGCGGCCGTTCGCCGAGGATTACGCCTTCTACGCCGTGGTCGAATACGCCCACGAAGGCGAGGCCGACGAAACCGCCGCACTCGCCCTGTTCGAGCAGGGCATGACCGAAGGTTGGGCGCTGGATGGCGTGATCGCCGGCAGCGAGGCGCAGGCCGCGCAACTGTGGCGGCTGCGCGAAGGCATCACCGAATCGCTCGCCTCGCACACGCCGTACAAGAACGATGTCTCGCTGCGCATCTCCGCGCTGCCGGCCTTCCTGCACGAGGCGGAAGCCTTGCTTGCCGCCGAATATCCGCATTTCGAAGTGGTCTGGTTCGGCCACATCGGCGACGGCAACCTGCACATCAACGTGCTCAAGCCGGCCGATCTCGCCGCCGCTGATTTCGTCCGCGACTGCGAGCGGGTGACGCGCCTGCTGGCCGACCTGCTGGCGAAGCATGGCGGCAGCATCTCCGCCGAACACGGCATCGGGCTGGTCAAGAAGCCCTATCTGCAAGGCACCCGCAGTGCCGAAGAGATCGCGTTGATGCGCGGCATCAGGCAGGTGCTGGACCCGGACGGACTGATGAACCCGGGCAAGCTGATCGACTGA
- a CDS encoding GNAT family N-acetyltransferase — protein MPDTPDTWMLRPITAADDAAMAAIIRSVMPEFGASGCGFAINDPEVDWMSKAYAAPRHAYFVIEHAGQVLGGGGIAPLAGGDADTCELRKMYFLPGARGLGAGAAMMARCLKAARDAGFRQCYLETLTGMDAAMRLYERSGFQRIDAPMGDTGHGGCNIFYLRTL, from the coding sequence ATGCCTGACACGCCCGACACCTGGATGCTCCGCCCGATCACCGCCGCCGACGACGCGGCGATGGCCGCCATCATCCGCAGCGTGATGCCGGAGTTCGGCGCCAGCGGCTGCGGCTTCGCCATCAACGACCCGGAAGTGGACTGGATGTCGAAGGCGTATGCCGCGCCCCGCCACGCCTACTTCGTGATCGAACATGCCGGCCAGGTGCTGGGCGGCGGCGGCATCGCGCCACTGGCGGGTGGTGATGCCGATACCTGCGAGCTGCGCAAGATGTACTTCCTGCCCGGGGCACGCGGGCTCGGCGCCGGGGCCGCGATGATGGCGCGCTGCCTGAAGGCCGCCCGCGACGCCGGCTTCCGCCAGTGCTACCTCGAAACCCTGACCGGCATGGACGCGGCGATGCGCCTGTACGAACGCAGCGGCTTCCAGCGGATCGACGCACCGATGGGCGACACCGGCCACGGCGGCTGCAACATCTTCTACCTGCGCACGCTGTAG